Genomic segment of Streptomyces alboniger:
GGCAGGCCGAGCCCCACACGATGGGGCTGGCGACGGTCGCCGAGGACGGCGGGCCCGACGTACGGACCGTGATGCTGCACGACGCGGACGAGCGCGGCTGGCACTTCGCCTCGCACGCGAGCAGCAGGAAGGGCCGCCAGCTCGCCGCCCGCCCGGAGGCCGCCCTGCACTTCTACTGGGCCTCGCAGGGCCGGCAGATCCGGATCCGGGGCCGGATCACCACGGCGCCGCACGCCGAGAGCCTCGCCGGCCTGCACGCCCGGTCGACGGGCGCGCTCGCCGCGGCGCTGGTGGGACGGCAGAGCGAAGTTCTGGACTCCTACGAGGAGTTGGAGCGCTCTTCGTCCGCCGCGTGGGACCGGGCCCAGGCCGAGCCGGACGCGGACGCCCCGACCTGGACGCTGTACGTGCTGGAGCCCCTGGAGGCGGAGTTCTTCCAGGGTGACGCGCGGCGTCGGCACGTCCGGCTGCGGTACCGGAGGGCGCGGGCCGACCAGGCCTGGACCCGGGAGCTGCTCTGGCCCTGAGCCCGGCTCGCCTGGTCAAAGGTCCGGGGTTCATACGCTGAAGTCGTACTGGGTGAAGTCCCGTACGGGTCGGTAGCCGATCCGCTGGTAGAGGCCGTTGCTGGTGGGGTTGGCGAGGTCCGTGAAGAGCAGCACCTCGGCGGCGCCCGCGTCGAGCGCGGCGCGGGTGACGGCTACGGTGGCGGCACCGCCGTAGCCGCGGCCGCGGAGAGCGGCCGGGGTGTACACGGGGGCGACGCGGACCTGCCCGGCGATGAGGCGGGTGGCCCCGGCCATCGCGGCGGGCGTGCCGTCCGGGGTCTCCCAGAGGGTGATGCCTCCATAGGCGAGACGGGCGTTCACCCACGCCCCGGGTTCCCTGGCGGGCGGCTCGCCGACGGCCTCCGCGAACTCCCCGTGCCAGCGCGTCAGCAGCTCCCGGTCACCCTCGTCGGCGAGGCGGGCGCGGCCCGGCGGGGCGGGCTCGGGCGGGGTGAGGGTGCCGAGCCGGTAGAGCCGCTGCCGGTAGCCGGGCGTGGCGGTGGCCCCGGTGTGCTTCTCCCAGGCCCGGGCGAAGGTCCCCGCGGTCTCCTCGTCGGCGCCGACGCCCGGCAGATCCGGCGTGACGTCGGCGAGCTGCCGGGCGAGGGCCTCGACGGCCTCCGGGGCGAGGGGGCTGAGGGCCGGCCGATACGGCGGGGTGCGCAGAAAAGCCCCCTGGACGATGCCCCCCTCATCGACGTACGTACCGAAGTGGGGCGCCTCCTCCCCGTACGCGTGGAGCCCCGACACGCGCAGGGTGTCGGTGACGCTGAGGAGAGCGGTGTGCAGGGCGGGCTCGGACCGCAGAAACGCATCGGCGCGGGCACGGAAGAGGTCGAGGTCGCGGGTCAACTGCCAGCGGGGATAAGGGTCATTGGCCATAAACGATGATCGCGCGCTCCGCGCACCGGCCTCAAGGTATTTCACGGCGGTGGACGGCGTACCTATGGGGCGCGGTGACGGGTGAGAACCCGCGCGGCCCGGCGATCACCGCCTGGTACGCCATCGGGCACTTGACTGATCCTGTGGGCGTCCGGGGCGCCAGAGCACTCCGTGCCCCACCCCGCGCACCGGCAGCGTGACAGATGCCGGGCACGTGGGGCGTGGTCGGCCGCCGCCGAACCAGCGCAACGGGCAGCCGATCTGGCGTCCTGCCGGGGGATCCTCGACGAGATGAAGACGAAGAACGAGAAGCAGAACGAGCGCATCGACCAGCTGGGCAGCCTCGTGCTCGCCTACCTCTGGACCGTCGACCGGCTGATCCACCGCATGTGGGACGCTGGCGTCACCTCCGATCCGCGCGACATACACGACCAGACCCGCGAGCACATGCGCGCCAGATGATCCGGCCCCCTTTCACCTTCGGGCGGGAGGGGGCCTTTCGCTATGTATCAGCGTGGTCGACGGCGTTGAGGGCCTGCGCGATTAGAGAGCGCGCCTCCGCACCGTAGACGGCCATACGCCGTAGCCGCTCGAACGTTTCCAAGTACTGCGCGACTTCACCGGGCTGCGTCACATTCACCTCAGCCGAGACCAGCTCAACCGAGACGAGCCGGTCGTCGTAGACGTGGAACGTCTCCTCTGGCCAGTGGGAACGCCGAGCACTCATAGGGATGACACCGAGAGAGACGGCAGGCATCGCGCCCACGGTGAGCAGGTATCCGAGCTGGGCTGCCATCGCATCCGGGCCGACGATCTGGCAGTACAGTACCGACTCCTCCACCACCACGACGAACCGATGCCCCTGTTCGTGGATGATGCGCGAGCGCTCAAGCCGGACGCGCGCGGCCTCCGCGCTGTCGTCCACAGGTAGGTGGTGAATCTCAGCGGCCAGTCCCAGCACGGCGAGCGCGTATCCCTCGGTCTGTAGCAGGCCGGGAACGAGGCTCGAGGAGTACATCCGAAAGTTGCCCGTCTCGCGGAAGAACCGCGAGCGGCTCTCCTGGATGTACCGCAGACCGCTGCGAACTTGGTCCCTCCACTGCCGGTACATCGACTCGGCGTTGATCGACTGCACAACGAGATCATGCGCCTGGCTCTCGGCGTGGACGGCAGCACACCAGCGGCGGATGTCAGTGGCCGATGGTCCCGTAAGGGCGTTCTCAATGCGGGACGTCTTGGAGTAGTGCCACCCGCATTCGGCAGCCAACTGAACGACCGTGAGGCCCGCCTCCTTGCGAAGCTCACGCAGACGCCACGCAACGGCTTCGCGTGCGGCTTGGGCAGAGGATGAGGGTGAGGTGGGCATGGATTGGCGGCCGAGGCTTCCTGGTCAGCGAATCTGATAGGCATCGTGCGGGATGGCCCGATCCCAGACGGCGTCAAAAGCTTCGGCGCACAGCTTGGCCACGCGCGGGTCCTCGCAGGTCTCGTGACCGACCATGGCACCGTCCCCGGAGAAGAAGCCCCAGCGGATCACCTGGTCATCGAACAGCCAGAAGTCATTGCCGGGGAGCGCGATGTCAGAGGCACGCCTTCGTGGGAGCCAGCGCACCAGTTCGCCGGCGGCTACGTTCACGGAGGTGGAGGCGTGTTCGTAGCGGATGTACTGAGTCACCGGCTCGGACACGATGCGGGCGCGCCGCACGGTGACGCCACGCCCAACCGCGTGCGAGACGAGGCTGACCCAAGGCGCCCAGTCCGGCGATCCTGGGTCGGTGTCGAGGCGGCCGGTCTCGAGCCACGTCTGGAAGTCCTCCGCTTCCTCAGCGGCGCCGTACAGATCCCGCATCTCGAGGTGCACGGCGGAACGTGTGCAGTCGCCGAACAGTTCAGCGATCGTGGGTGCTGTCGATGACATCGCACGCCTCCCTGATCATGTGCACCATCCTGGCGGGGACGCGGACAATCGCCTCATCCTCCGGGATTCCAACGGCATGCCCTGGCACCTCGAACGCCTGGCACTCTTCCTCAAGTGCAGAGCCCGGCTTCCACCCCTGGAAGACAAGTTCCTGCCTCTCCTCATCGACCCAGACGGTGGGAGAGTCTGCTGTCTTCGTGTCGGGGTCGATCCCGATGAACCGTAGCGACATGGCTGTCTCCGTCCACGTGGTGTGCAGTTCTTTGCGCCACGGTCAGGGCATGCGGGGGAGCGGGTCAAGAGGGCGAGGAGGGTAAGCGCTCTGGGCAAGGCCCTCCCTGCACAGATCTGCACATCGCTGTCAGCGGTGCACATCACGCCTTTAGCGTTGCTTGCCACAGCGAAAACCCTGGCGACCGTGTGCGTGCGGCCCCAGGGCGTGGCCGACTGAGTAAGAGCCGACATGGGCGAGGTTACGGTCCCAGCATCCGGTGCGGGAAGTAGAGACGGAACTCTCCTGACGGTGCCGGTCGACCTGCCCGATCCCTCCGGGCTCGCCGAGGATCAGGTGTGCGGCCGGCGCTGCGTCTGGTGTGTGACCAGCCTCAGCACCGACGCCGCCGTCGACTTCGGGGAGCGTCGTGAAGTGAGCCCACACGGCGGCGTCAGCAGCTGGCACCCCCGCTGCTGCCGCCCGTGCGGCTTCGAGCACGTCTATCGGGCGCTCCTCGACCACACCCAGTCCTGCGAGCAGTGCGCCGACGACCTCACTCGCTGCGCCGTCGGAAAGGCGCTGCGCATGGCCATGAGGCAGGTGCGCGCGTGAGCGAGGGCGTGCGGTACTGCGGGCACTGCGACGAGCCGATCACCCCGGAGAATCCCGGCACGGTTACCGTGAAGATCTCCATCTCGGCCGGCGGCGCCGTCATCCGGCGGCACGACAAGTGCCCGCAGCTGCCCGCGTACGTGCGGCGCACGCCCCGCTAACCCCCCGACCGCAGCCCTGGGAACGGCTGTGGCCGGGGCCGGGCGGCCCGCCCGACGGCACTCGAGGAGCGGGCCGCCCAACACCCCGGCAGAGCAGGGAAGGAAAGCCATGCCGAAATCCGACCCCGCGGTACCGCCCCCGGCTCTCGTCCCGTGCGGGCCGTGCCTACGCCAGCTCCTCACCGCGGATCCGGCCGCCCCTCACGTATGCGCTCAGGGCACGTCCCTCGGTATCGAAGGCGGTCAGTTCTACCTCGTACCGGAGGAAGCGTGCCCGTGCCCATGCCAACAGCAGGAGGAGAGTGACGCGCTGACGGCGGCCAGAGCGGCAGCCCGCACGGCGACGAGCGCTGAGTGATCCACGTCGATACACGATGTCGCGGAGCGGCACCCCGATGACGTCGGCGATACGGATGAGGCTGTCGAGCGTAGGGGCCTGCTGGCCGGTCTCGATGCGGGCGATCGGCGGCGGGCACGGGCAGCCGAGCACGAGCGGCGGCACGAACGGCGGACGCGAGGGCCGAGCGCGGGCGGCGGACGCGGGGGGGGGGTGAGCGCGGGCGGCGGACGCAGGGGGGCGAGCGCGGGCGGCAGGCCCGGGCGGCCGACGCGAACG
This window contains:
- a CDS encoding pyridoxine/pyridoxamine 5'-phosphate oxidase, translating into MTTSGSPRPADPQGHSAHPASEFQKLLRAQRVWDVELPGFDPAAAPAAPLPLFRTWFAEAVGAGQAEPHTMGLATVAEDGGPDVRTVMLHDADERGWHFASHASSRKGRQLAARPEAALHFYWASQGRQIRIRGRITTAPHAESLAGLHARSTGALAAALVGRQSEVLDSYEELERSSSAAWDRAQAEPDADAPTWTLYVLEPLEAEFFQGDARRRHVRLRYRRARADQAWTRELLWP
- a CDS encoding GNAT family N-acetyltransferase is translated as MANDPYPRWQLTRDLDLFRARADAFLRSEPALHTALLSVTDTLRVSGLHAYGEEAPHFGTYVDEGGIVQGAFLRTPPYRPALSPLAPEAVEALARQLADVTPDLPGVGADEETAGTFARAWEKHTGATATPGYRQRLYRLGTLTPPEPAPPGRARLADEGDRELLTRWHGEFAEAVGEPPAREPGAWVNARLAYGGITLWETPDGTPAAMAGATRLIAGQVRVAPVYTPAALRGRGYGGAATVAVTRAALDAGAAEVLLFTDLANPTSNGLYQRIGYRPVRDFTQYDFSV
- a CDS encoding helix-turn-helix domain-containing protein, with the protein product MPTSPSSSAQAAREAVAWRLRELRKEAGLTVVQLAAECGWHYSKTSRIENALTGPSATDIRRWCAAVHAESQAHDLVVQSINAESMYRQWRDQVRSGLRYIQESRSRFFRETGNFRMYSSSLVPGLLQTEGYALAVLGLAAEIHHLPVDDSAEAARVRLERSRIIHEQGHRFVVVVEESVLYCQIVGPDAMAAQLGYLLTVGAMPAVSLGVIPMSARRSHWPEETFHVYDDRLVSVELVSAEVNVTQPGEVAQYLETFERLRRMAVYGAEARSLIAQALNAVDHADT
- a CDS encoding DUF6879 family protein yields the protein MSSTAPTIAELFGDCTRSAVHLEMRDLYGAAEEAEDFQTWLETGRLDTDPGSPDWAPWVSLVSHAVGRGVTVRRARIVSEPVTQYIRYEHASTSVNVAAGELVRWLPRRRASDIALPGNDFWLFDDQVIRWGFFSGDGAMVGHETCEDPRVAKLCAEAFDAVWDRAIPHDAYQIR
- a CDS encoding helix-turn-helix domain-containing protein; protein product: MGGGRRAWGRVARRPGSATRVRRSRRPPGPAARARPPASAARAHPPPASAARARPSRPPFVPPLVLGCPCPPPIARIETGQQAPTLDSLIRIADVIGVPLRDIVYRRGSLSARRRAGCRSGRRQRVTLLLLLAWARARFLRYEVELTAFDTEGRALSAYVRGGRIRGEELA